In Candidatus Auribacterota bacterium, a genomic segment contains:
- a CDS encoding tetratricopeptide repeat protein has product MNTAKMRGSYGVGYEGTVLKQILLLIALLFIVYSNTFDNGFVWDDYFLIENNYRIHSSAHIATLFTTPFFPQAPEESSAPYWRPLALFSFALDYAFWRNNTFGFHLSNFLIHSLNAALVLLLWRAIPATRKIALYASLVFALHPLQTTAAAYISDRTDLLASAFFLLSCIFYLRHIAFARGSAANIMGLGVSLFLSLMAKEAALAAPLVFCMLGGMASGAFSRRSMQALLTSILVLAAYLITRHLLRLSVGVWVAATGAISAHNLCAVAESLLIYARLFFFPVGLHMERFLDIPRSIDIRALLSPAVVILLLLIAARAVRRRDLLAYPIFFALAALLPASNIVPLYPAFAGSQLFLGEQFLYLPMAGLSAAAALAFAMIAERAAKYRTAIAAGAVAVLAIFGILGYAHNEYWRDNQTFYSETLSRYPGSVRMNTNLGLHYAAQGRYEESIRLLRAVREQNPRSAIAHLNLGNAYHAMGKLQDAREELMRANELCPSSAIVLQSIGLLDMSEGKVDDAVERYKSALALSPHNIVVRLNLATAYIQESELGKAEQTLREALSFDPSSLQARSLLARVLKRQGRLEEAAEQYAAILRTYPDLAPAVKKLQELNQRLSGETIR; this is encoded by the coding sequence ATGAACACAGCAAAGATGCGTGGTTCATACGGGGTTGGTTATGAGGGGACCGTGCTCAAACAGATTCTGCTCCTGATCGCTCTCCTGTTCATAGTCTACTCGAACACGTTTGACAATGGCTTCGTTTGGGATGATTATTTTCTGATAGAAAACAACTACAGAATACACAGTTCAGCACATATAGCGACACTATTTACCACCCCTTTTTTCCCCCAGGCGCCCGAGGAGAGTTCAGCTCCGTACTGGCGCCCGCTGGCCCTCTTCTCTTTCGCGCTCGACTACGCCTTCTGGAGGAATAATACCTTCGGATTTCACCTCTCCAATTTTCTCATCCATTCACTGAACGCCGCGCTTGTTCTTCTCCTGTGGCGGGCCATCCCGGCAACGCGGAAAATCGCCTTGTACGCCTCCCTCGTTTTCGCCCTTCATCCCCTGCAGACGACTGCCGCTGCCTACATATCCGACAGAACCGACCTGCTCGCCTCCGCATTCTTTCTCCTGTCATGCATCTTCTACCTCCGCCATATTGCGTTCGCAAGAGGCAGCGCTGCAAATATCATGGGCCTAGGCGTATCGCTGTTTCTCTCACTGATGGCGAAGGAGGCCGCCCTCGCCGCCCCTCTCGTGTTTTGTATGCTCGGGGGGATGGCCTCCGGAGCATTCTCCCGGCGGAGCATGCAGGCACTACTCACTTCGATATTGGTCCTTGCGGCCTACCTCATAACCCGTCACCTGCTCCGCCTCTCAGTTGGAGTCTGGGTAGCGGCGACGGGGGCCATCTCCGCGCATAATCTGTGCGCTGTTGCAGAGAGCCTCCTCATCTACGCGAGGCTGTTCTTCTTCCCGGTCGGCCTCCACATGGAGCGCTTTCTCGACATACCCCGTAGCATTGATATCAGAGCCCTGCTCTCTCCGGCCGTGGTCATTCTTTTGCTGCTCATCGCCGCCCGCGCGGTCCGCCGGAGGGATCTTCTCGCCTATCCCATATTTTTTGCGCTTGCGGCCCTCCTTCCCGCGAGCAACATTGTTCCGCTCTATCCCGCGTTTGCAGGGAGCCAGCTCTTCCTCGGTGAACAGTTTCTCTATCTTCCCATGGCCGGCCTCTCGGCCGCCGCCGCCCTCGCTTTTGCCATGATAGCGGAGCGCGCCGCGAAATACCGCACGGCGATCGCCGCCGGCGCTGTTGCCGTGCTCGCCATTTTCGGGATACTCGGCTACGCGCACAACGAATACTGGCGTGATAATCAAACATTTTACTCTGAAACACTCTCGCGTTACCCCGGCAGCGTCAGGATGAACACGAACCTTGGACTCCACTACGCGGCGCAGGGCCGCTATGAGGAAAGCATCAGGCTCCTCCGCGCGGTGCGCGAGCAGAACCCGCGCTCGGCCATCGCGCACCTCAACCTGGGGAACGCGTATCACGCCATGGGGAAGCTACAGGATGCGCGGGAAGAGCTTATGAGGGCGAACGAGCTCTGCCCGTCTTCAGCAATTGTGCTCCAATCAATCGGACTGCTCGACATGTCAGAGGGGAAAGTCGACGATGCGGTGGAACGATACAAATCCGCACTAGCTCTTTCCCCACATAACATAGTAGTCCGCCTCAACCTCGCAACCGCATACATACAGGAATCGGAGTTGGGTAAGGCCGAGCAGACGCTGCGCGAGGCGCTTTCGTTCGATCCTTCATCCCTCCAGGCCCGTTCGCTCCTCGCCAGGGTGCTCAAGCGGCAGGGGAGGCTGGAAGAAGCAGCTGAACAGTATGCGGCTATTTTACGAACTTATCCAGACCTTGCGCCTGCGGTGAAAAAACTTCAAGAACTTAATCAGCGCCTCTCAGGCGAAACCATCCGGTAG